The Raphanus sativus cultivar WK10039 unplaced genomic scaffold, ASM80110v3 Scaffold1172, whole genome shotgun sequence genome includes a region encoding these proteins:
- the LOC130503842 gene encoding uncharacterized protein LOC130503842 translates to MDPWVENQERKEMKKMKKHFDMLQFICDAEHGIPTSCPCGGRIVDEVSTNPTDKDFLPGRRYFTCNEYKNDGFHFRQPWVLGVEEEVRSLRQDVDKMAEEMHKMAEEIAQLKDLLTRK, encoded by the exons ATGGATCCATGGGTTGAGAATCAGGAaaggaaggagatgaagaagatgaagaaacatTTTGACATGCTTCAGTTTATTTGCGATGCTGAACACGGGATTCCAACTTCGTGCCCATGTGGGGGACGAATCGTCGACGAGGTTTCTACTAATCCAACAGATAAGGATTTTCTACCAGGCCGAAGGTACTTCACTTGTAATGAGTACAAG AATGATGGGTTCCACTTCCGTCAACCATGGGTTCTCGGGGTTGAGGAAGAGGTTCGCTCCTTAAGGCAGGATGTGGACAAAATGGCTGAAGAGATGCACAAAATGGCTGAAGAAATTGCTCAGCTTAAGGACCTTCTTACCCGTAAATGA
- the LOC130503841 gene encoding cell division control protein 6 homolog — MPTIAGPSFSSHEHIAAARSENTVEVNTPRKRKLRSDSAAEVSTPMKLKSPRRCAVSIPRTPMAEVKEESNGKPETQFDCLDVKSKWNPRDEDQMKAVKEALHVSTAPSTVVCREDEQGRVLEFVKGCMEQKKAGSLYICGCPGTGKSLSMEKVRQQAQDWAKQEGLPCLETVSVNCTSLTKTTDIFSKILGENKTGKKAIGSSSPLEQLQIMFSQKRESPSSKMMLIIADEMDYLITRDRGVLHELFMLTTLPFSRCILIGVANAIDLADRFLPKLKSLNCKPLVVTFPAYSMQQILRILQERLVELPYVAFQPKALELCARKVSAASGDMRKALSVCRSALEILETEVKGSIDHEPQTPVTEDQVVKMDHMLAALAKTFKSPVVDTIQSLPQHQQIIVCSAAKAFRGSKKDRTIAELNKLYLEICKSSMITPAGITEFTNMCTVLNDQGIVKLSQARNDKLKRVSLRVDEADITFALKEIRFFRNCLL; from the exons ATGCCTACCATCGCTGGACCAAGTTTCTCATCTCACGAGCATATCGCCGCCGCCAGATCGGAGAACACCGTCGAAGTCAACACTCCTCGAAAGCGGAAGTTGAGATCTGATTCCGCCGCGGAGGTCTCTACGCCGATGAAATTGAAATCTCCTCGACGATGTGCTGTTTCAATCCCAAGGACGCCTATGGCG GAGGTTAAGGAAGAATCTAACGGAAAGCCAGAAACTCAATTTGATTGTTTAGATGTTAAATCGAAGTGGAATCCTAGAG ATGAGGATCAAATGAAAGCTGTGAAGGAGGCATTGCACGTTTCCACGGCACCATCAACTGTTGTTTGCCGTGAGGACGAGCAAGGACGTGTTTTGGAGTTTGTAAAAGGTTGCATGGAACAGAAGAAGGCTGGGAGTTTGTACATATGTGGCTGTCCTGGAACTGGGAAGTCACTGTCGATGGAGAAAGTTAGACAACAAGCTCAAGACTGGGCAAAGCAG gaagGCTTGCCTTGCTTGGAAACAGTGTCTGTTAATTGCACGTCTTTGACCAAAACAACAGATATATTCTCCAAG ATACTTGGTGAAAACAAGACAGGGAAGAAAGCTATTGGCTCCTCTTCACCTCTAGAGCAACTTCAGATTATGTTTTCTCAAAAGCGAGAATCACCCAGCTCAAAGATGAT GCTAATTATTGCAGATGAGATGGACTACTTGATCACAAGAGATCGGGGTGTCCTTCACGAGCTTTTTATGCTCACAACTTTGCCATTTTCGAGATGTATACTTATAG GTGTAGCAAACGCAATAGACCTTGCAGATCGTTTCCTTCCAAAATTGAAGTCTCTTAATT GCAAACCTTTGGTTGTCACTTTCCCTGCCTATTCTATGCAACAGATCCTAAGGATACTTCAGGAGAGGCTTGTG GAACTTCCATATGTTGCATTTCAACCAAAAGCCTTGGAGCTTTGCGCCAGG AAAGTATCAGCTGCATCAGGAGACATGAGAAAGGCTCTATCTGTCTGCAG GAGTGCCTTAGAAATCTTAGAAACAGAAGTTAAAGGATCAATAGATCACGAGCCACAAACTCCAGTTACAGAGGATCAAGTG GTCAAGATGGATCATATGCTAGCAGCACTGGCCAAAACCTTCAAATCTCCAGTAGTTGACACCATTCAGTCTCTTCCTCAACACCAGCAA ATCATAGTTTGTTCTGCTGCAAAGGCCTTTAGAGGAAGCAAAAAGGACAGAACCATTGCAGAG TTAAATAAGTTATACTTGGAAATCTGTAAATCTTCGATGATCACTCCAGCTGGAATAACAGAGTTCACCAACATGTGTACGGTGCTAAATGACCAG GGGATTGTAAAACTAAGTCAGGCTCGGAACGATAAGTTAAAGAGAGTGAGCCTAAGAGTAGATGAAGCAGACATTACATTTGCTCTTAAG GAAATTCGATTCTTCCGCAACTGTCTTCTGTAA
- the LOC130503843 gene encoding protein FAR-RED ELONGATED HYPOCOTYL 3-like — protein sequence MSNHVSGIPGSPEKSYKMMYSYLYMLKQVNPGTKTCVKLDDASKFKYLFIALGACIEGFAFMRKVIAVDATSLKNKYGGVLVFAEAQDPNGQSYPLAFAVLDSENLTSWTWFFEMLKSVIPDSSELVFMSERNQSLIFAIGSVFPEAHHGHCLWHLKEKVKWHAGNVNKVIVGHKFMELGRYYTVDDFNSAYDSFEKRYPAVYKYVQEHTEKDKWARVFLPRDRYNFDTINSVESMKSVFKEATTWALIPMLDCIVRKFSDWFTQRKEAVSRSIDTSLVPLVENYLHGLWDVAQKLSVREINSYELKYEITDTAGKMFWASLVEKSCTCKVWDYEKFPCLHGLAAYIYFTTNVDGGLNIHELCSKYYWTELWALAYDRTLCVVPDMSSWNVPDQIKEVKIIPPDRIRRKGRKRVG from the coding sequence ATGAGCAATCATGTAAGTGGTATACCTGGTAGTCCGGAAAAGAGCTACAAGATGATGTATAGCTATTTGTACATGTTAAAGCAAGTGAATCCAGGAACAAAAACTTGTGTGAAATTGGATGATGCAAGTAAATTCAAGTACCTCTTCATAGCTTTGGGAGCTTGCATTGAAGGGTTTGCATTTATGAGGAAAGTGATAGCTGTGGATGCGACATCGCTGAAGAACAAATATGGTGGTGTTCTAGTTTTCGCGGAAGCTCAAGATCCTAATGGTCAAAGTTATCCACTTGCGTTTGCAGTACTAGATAGTGAGAATCTTACTAGTTGGACTTGGTTTTTCGAGATGCTTAAAAGTGTTATACCAGACTCTTCTGAACTGGTTTTCATGAGTGAAAGAAATCAGAGTCTGATCTTCGCTATAGGAAGCGTGTTTCCAGAGGCTCACCATGGGCATTGTTTATGGCATTTGAAGGAAAAGGTGAAATGGCATGCTGGTAACGTCAACAAGGTTATAGTCGGACATAAATTTATGGAGTTGGGCAGATATTACACGGTGGATGACTTCAACTCTGCTTACGACTCATTTGAAAAAAGATATCCTGCTGTGTACAAGTATGTGCAGGAACATACTGAAAAGGACAAATGGGCAAGAGTTTTTCTCCCACGTGACAGGTACAACTTCGATACAATCAACAGTGTGGAATCAATGAAGAGCGTGTTTAAAGAGGCAACGACGTGGGCATTAATACCAATGTTGGATTGTATCGTCAGGAAATTCTCTGATTGGTTCACTCAACGGAAGGAAGCTGTTTCTAGATCAATCGATACAAGCCTGGTGCCTCTGGTTGAGAACTACTTGCACGGTCTATGGGATGTTGCACAAAAGCTATCTGTACGGGAGATTAATAGTTATGAGCTTAAGTACGAGATCACTGACACTGCTGGAAAGATGTTTTGGGCGAGCTTGGTTGAAAAATCTTGTACTTGCAAGGTGTGGGATTATGAAAAGTTTCCTTGCCTGCACGGACTGGCAGCTTACATCTATTTCACTACGAATGTTGATGGCGGCCTTAATATCCATGAGCTGTGCTCAAAATACTATTGGACGGAATTGTGGGCTTTGGCGTATGACAGGACACTTTGTGTTGTGCCCGACATGTCTTCTTGGAATGTACCAGATCAGATTAAGGAGGTGAAGATCATACCTCCGGATCGCATCAGGAGGAAGGGAAGGAAAAGAGTTGGATGA